One genomic segment of Amycolatopsis sp. WQ 127309 includes these proteins:
- a CDS encoding discoidin domain-containing protein translates to MKRPRARSGVLAVLTLVLAALLSAPAAQAAPVLLSQGRPVTASSTENVGTPASNAVDGDGGTRWSSAFSDPQWLQVDLGSTQQLSQVVVNWEAAYAKAFTIQASTDGATWTSLYSTTTATGGNQTLSVTGSGRYVRLTGTQRATQYGYSLWEFQVFGGGGTTQPGDVLLSYGKSGSASSFQDDGACPGCLPAKAFDHDPATRWATSATTGWVDPGWITVDLGATANVHQVVLQWDPAFAVAYQIQVSNDNANWTSLYSTTTGKGFKETLTVNGSGRYVRMYGTARSNGYGYSLWGFDVYGTGGNPTTVPPAPPAPHFPGTLVWSDEFNGASGAGPDASKWTAETGAGVNNELEYYTNNNNAKQDGRGNLVIQVRREATPGSACPVDPISGSGTCQYTSGRINTAGKFSFTYGHVEANIKVSGTQGLWPAFWLLGANFFSGTPWPNCGEIDIMEHVGKSPNLAYSTIHAPAYNGAGGIGAPLDLGQDVAAGFHRFGLDWDASHMTFYVDGTAFETINRDTVESTRGPWVYDHPFFLILNNAIGGDFPGPPGAGTVLPQDMVIDYVRVYQ, encoded by the coding sequence ATGAAGCGACCCCGAGCCCGCTCGGGTGTGCTCGCCGTCCTCACCCTGGTCCTGGCCGCGCTGCTCAGCGCGCCCGCCGCCCAGGCCGCGCCCGTCCTGCTCTCCCAAGGCCGTCCCGTGACGGCGTCGTCCACCGAAAACGTCGGCACTCCGGCGTCGAACGCGGTCGACGGCGACGGCGGCACCCGCTGGTCGAGCGCGTTCAGCGATCCGCAGTGGCTGCAGGTCGACCTCGGCTCCACCCAGCAGCTGTCCCAGGTCGTGGTGAACTGGGAAGCCGCCTACGCCAAGGCGTTCACGATCCAGGCGTCCACCGACGGCGCCACCTGGACGTCGCTGTACTCGACGACCACCGCCACGGGCGGGAACCAGACGCTGAGTGTCACCGGCAGCGGCCGGTACGTCCGGCTCACCGGCACCCAGCGGGCCACCCAGTACGGCTACTCGCTGTGGGAGTTCCAGGTCTTCGGCGGGGGCGGCACCACGCAGCCGGGCGACGTCCTGCTGTCGTACGGCAAGTCCGGCTCGGCCTCGTCGTTCCAGGACGACGGCGCGTGCCCCGGCTGCCTCCCGGCCAAGGCGTTCGACCACGACCCGGCGACCCGCTGGGCGACCAGCGCGACCACCGGCTGGGTCGACCCCGGCTGGATCACCGTCGACCTCGGCGCCACCGCGAACGTGCACCAGGTCGTCCTGCAGTGGGACCCGGCCTTCGCGGTCGCGTACCAGATCCAGGTGTCGAACGACAACGCGAACTGGACGTCGCTCTACTCGACGACCACGGGCAAGGGCTTCAAGGAGACCCTGACCGTCAACGGCAGCGGCCGGTACGTCCGGATGTACGGCACCGCGCGGTCCAACGGCTACGGCTACTCGCTGTGGGGCTTCGACGTCTACGGCACCGGCGGCAACCCGACCACCGTGCCGCCCGCGCCGCCGGCCCCGCACTTCCCGGGCACGCTCGTCTGGAGCGACGAGTTCAACGGCGCTTCGGGCGCCGGCCCGGACGCGAGCAAGTGGACGGCCGAGACGGGCGCCGGCGTCAACAACGAGCTCGAGTACTACACGAACAACAACAACGCCAAGCAGGACGGCCGGGGCAACCTGGTCATCCAGGTCCGCCGCGAGGCGACGCCGGGGTCGGCGTGCCCGGTCGACCCGATCAGCGGCAGCGGCACCTGCCAGTACACCTCGGGCCGGATCAACACCGCGGGCAAGTTCAGCTTCACCTACGGCCACGTCGAGGCGAACATCAAGGTGTCCGGCACGCAGGGCTTGTGGCCCGCGTTCTGGCTGCTGGGCGCCAACTTCTTCAGCGGCACGCCGTGGCCCAACTGCGGTGAGATCGACATCATGGAGCACGTCGGGAAGTCGCCGAACCTGGCCTACTCGACCATCCACGCCCCGGCCTACAACGGCGCCGGCGGCATCGGCGCACCGCTGGACCTCGGTCAGGACGTCGCCGCCGGGTTCCACAGGTTCGGCCTCGACTGGGACGCCTCGCACATGACGTTCTACGTCGACGGCACCGCGTTCGAGACGATCAACCGCGACACCGTGGAGAGCACGCGCGGGCCGTGGGTCTACGACCACCCGTTCTTCCTGATCCTCAACAACGCCATCGGCGGTGACTTCCCCGGCCCGCCGGGAGCGGGCACCGTGCTGCCGCAGGACATGGTGATCGACTACGTGCGGGTCTACCAGTGA
- a CDS encoding LacI family DNA-binding transcriptional regulator, whose amino-acid sequence MRVTIAEVARRARVSKTTVSRVLNNKADVDAATAIRVREVIAATGYIPSAGAVGLARGVTRTVGMLVPGLTWPWMGEVLQGVADVVESKGYGLLLSTANRGADSLEEFSRQVSAKAFDGLLLVEPPDAVRHLRVLHDSGLPVVVIDDRGRRPAFPSVGTSNRQGSVDAARHLLETGRTRLATVTGPRDFGCTSDRLNGFRDAILETGRNLDPRLIIEGDFTSESGEAAILQLLETGPEFDAVFAHNDLTAAGVLSGLRKAGKTVPADVAVIGFDDIPLAAHTQPPLTTVRQPLRQMGETAARQLLAQLAGAPSPSAPLVVPTTLVIRESTAVVSV is encoded by the coding sequence ATGCGCGTCACGATCGCCGAGGTCGCCCGCCGCGCGCGGGTGAGCAAGACGACCGTGTCGAGGGTGCTCAACAACAAGGCCGACGTGGACGCCGCGACCGCGATCCGGGTGCGCGAGGTGATCGCCGCGACCGGCTACATCCCCAGTGCCGGCGCGGTCGGGCTGGCGCGCGGGGTGACCCGCACGGTCGGGATGCTGGTGCCCGGGCTGACCTGGCCGTGGATGGGCGAGGTGCTCCAAGGCGTCGCCGACGTCGTGGAGTCGAAGGGCTACGGCCTGCTGCTGTCGACCGCGAACCGCGGCGCGGACTCCCTGGAGGAGTTCTCGCGGCAGGTGTCGGCGAAGGCGTTCGACGGGCTGCTCCTGGTCGAACCCCCGGACGCGGTGCGGCACCTGCGGGTGCTGCACGACTCCGGGCTGCCGGTCGTGGTGATCGACGACCGCGGCCGGCGTCCCGCGTTCCCGTCGGTGGGCACGAGCAACCGCCAGGGCAGCGTGGACGCGGCCCGCCACCTCCTCGAAACCGGCCGCACCCGGCTCGCCACCGTGACCGGGCCCCGCGACTTCGGCTGCACCAGCGACCGGCTCAACGGCTTCCGCGACGCGATCCTCGAAACCGGCCGGAACCTCGACCCGCGGTTGATCATCGAAGGCGACTTCACGAGCGAAAGCGGCGAGGCCGCGATCCTGCAACTGCTCGAGACCGGGCCGGAGTTCGACGCGGTGTTCGCGCACAACGACCTCACCGCCGCCGGCGTGCTGTCCGGGCTGCGCAAAGCCGGGAAGACGGTCCCGGCCGACGTCGCGGTGATCGGGTTCGACGACATCCCCCTCGCCGCGCACACCCAGCCCCCGCTGACGACGGTCCGCCAGCCATTGCGGCAGATGGGCGAGACGGCGGCCCGGCAGCTGCTCGCGCAGCTCGCCGGGGCGCCGTCTCCGAGTGCCCCTTTGGTCGTGCCGACGACCCTGGTGATCCGGGAGTCGACGGCCGTCGTGAGTGTTTAG
- a CDS encoding glycoside hydrolase family 3 C-terminal domain-containing protein, giving the protein MRAGSRRRLALVAGAAVAAGLLTAPLFTAQAAPALLSQGHAVTASSTENAAFPAGAAVDGDPGTRWSSLAADPQTLQVDLGGSHTLNQVVVQWEAAYAKAFTIQASADGSQWATLYSTTTGTGGTQTLPVSGSGRYVRLTTTQRATQWGVSLWEFQVFGDGTAQACGSANAGLRQPSSASSVQSDAFPVSAAFDGDPGTRWSSLAADPQWIQVDLGSSRPVCGVDLTWEAAYASAYTIQLSANGTSWTTAATVTGAGGTEHPAVSGTARYVRLNATARATQWGISLWEFAVRTSDSAPPTTTPTNPGGCPWVGSTAPVADRVNQLMAAMTAQQKIKVLHGNGATGPYIGNTDAVPELCIPALGLQDGPAGVGDGLDGVTQFPAPVTAAATWDTGLINRYGSAMGAEFAGKGVDIALGPTINLVRDPRWGRNFETYAEDPYLAGAAGTATIQGIQSQGVMAQAKHAAAYNVEAGASRGTPSDNVIVDDRTLHELYLPAFQQVASQGQVASMMCAYNQINGVPACQSSGVLTTAIKQDAGWGGFVGSDWGSATGGPRQLANGGLDMEMPGGAFFGQGLLDAVSRGEVTQARVDDMVRRVLTQMVKFGVFDRARRGTPASVVTNAANVTTARDVAAAGSVLLKNNGVLPLTAATKSIALSGGDGIDPQNIGGGSAKVNPSPASVNPINGIKARAGSGVTVSYVDGAGEHVQTPNIAGAVTAAKAADVAVVFASYGESETQDLDTIDLQNQQNDLIDAVATANPRTIVVLNTGSAVTMPWLSKAAAVIEGWYPGQENGNAIASLLYGDVNPSGKLPVSFPKQIADLPTANVQQFPGANDRIEYSESLNVGYRWYDARNIEPLFPFGFGLSYTTFGFSNLVVTPQGTNGTATVTATVTNTGTRAGADVVQLYVGQPAANGEPPKQLKGFKKVQLNAGQSQQVSFPLTPRDLAHWTGSWTTNAGQYRVSVGDSSRNVPLSGVVNVS; this is encoded by the coding sequence GTGAGAGCCGGGTCCCGGCGGCGGCTGGCGCTCGTCGCCGGGGCCGCGGTCGCCGCCGGGCTGCTGACCGCGCCCTTGTTCACCGCCCAGGCGGCACCGGCCCTGCTCTCGCAGGGCCACGCGGTGACCGCGTCGTCCACCGAGAACGCCGCCTTCCCGGCCGGTGCCGCGGTGGACGGCGACCCCGGCACCCGGTGGTCCAGCCTGGCCGCCGACCCGCAGACGCTGCAGGTCGACCTCGGCGGCTCGCACACGCTCAACCAGGTCGTCGTCCAGTGGGAGGCGGCCTACGCGAAGGCGTTCACCATCCAGGCGTCGGCCGACGGCAGCCAGTGGGCCACGCTCTATTCGACGACGACGGGCACCGGCGGCACCCAGACGCTGCCGGTGTCCGGCAGCGGCCGGTACGTCCGCCTGACCACGACCCAGCGCGCGACCCAGTGGGGTGTGTCGCTGTGGGAGTTCCAGGTGTTCGGCGACGGCACGGCGCAGGCGTGCGGGAGTGCGAACGCAGGCCTGCGGCAGCCGTCGTCGGCCTCCAGCGTCCAGTCCGACGCGTTCCCGGTCAGCGCGGCCTTCGACGGCGACCCCGGCACCCGCTGGTCCAGCCTGGCCGCGGACCCGCAGTGGATCCAGGTCGACCTCGGCAGCTCGCGCCCGGTCTGCGGCGTCGACCTGACGTGGGAGGCCGCGTACGCGAGCGCGTACACGATCCAGCTGTCTGCCAACGGGACGTCCTGGACGACGGCGGCCACCGTGACCGGCGCGGGTGGCACCGAGCACCCCGCGGTGAGCGGCACGGCGAGGTACGTCCGGCTCAACGCGACGGCGAGGGCGACGCAGTGGGGCATCTCGCTGTGGGAGTTCGCGGTGCGCACCAGTGACAGCGCACCGCCGACGACCACGCCGACCAACCCCGGTGGCTGCCCGTGGGTCGGGTCGACCGCGCCGGTCGCCGACCGCGTGAACCAGCTGATGGCGGCCATGACGGCGCAGCAGAAGATCAAGGTGCTGCACGGCAACGGCGCGACCGGGCCCTACATCGGCAACACCGACGCCGTGCCCGAGCTGTGCATCCCGGCGCTCGGCCTGCAGGACGGCCCGGCCGGGGTCGGCGACGGCCTCGACGGTGTCACCCAGTTCCCGGCGCCGGTGACGGCCGCCGCGACCTGGGACACCGGGCTGATCAACCGGTACGGCTCCGCGATGGGCGCGGAGTTCGCCGGGAAGGGCGTCGACATCGCCCTCGGCCCGACGATCAACCTGGTCCGCGACCCCCGCTGGGGCCGCAACTTCGAGACCTACGCCGAGGACCCCTACCTCGCCGGGGCGGCCGGGACCGCCACGATCCAGGGCATCCAGAGCCAGGGGGTGATGGCGCAGGCCAAGCACGCGGCGGCCTACAACGTCGAGGCCGGGGCGTCGCGCGGGACGCCGTCGGACAACGTCATCGTCGACGATCGCACCCTGCACGAGCTGTACCTGCCGGCGTTCCAGCAGGTCGCGAGCCAGGGCCAGGTCGCGTCGATGATGTGCGCCTACAACCAGATCAACGGCGTCCCGGCGTGCCAGAGCAGCGGTGTGCTCACCACCGCGATCAAGCAGGACGCCGGCTGGGGCGGCTTCGTCGGCTCCGACTGGGGCTCGGCGACCGGCGGCCCGCGGCAGCTGGCCAACGGCGGGCTCGACATGGAGATGCCCGGCGGCGCGTTCTTCGGCCAGGGCCTGCTCGACGCCGTCTCCCGCGGCGAGGTCACGCAGGCGCGGGTCGACGACATGGTCCGGCGCGTGCTGACCCAGATGGTCAAGTTCGGCGTCTTCGACCGGGCCCGGCGCGGCACACCTGCTTCCGTGGTCACCAACGCGGCGAACGTGACGACCGCCCGGGACGTCGCGGCGGCCGGGTCGGTGCTGCTGAAGAACAACGGCGTCCTGCCACTGACGGCGGCGACCAAGTCGATCGCGCTGTCCGGCGGCGACGGGATCGACCCGCAGAACATCGGCGGCGGCAGCGCCAAGGTCAACCCGTCCCCGGCGTCGGTGAACCCGATCAACGGGATCAAGGCGCGGGCCGGGTCCGGCGTCACGGTGTCCTATGTGGACGGCGCGGGCGAGCACGTGCAGACGCCGAACATCGCGGGCGCGGTGACGGCGGCGAAGGCCGCGGACGTTGCGGTCGTGTTCGCCAGCTACGGCGAGTCCGAGACGCAAGACCTCGACACGATCGACCTGCAGAACCAGCAGAACGACCTGATCGACGCGGTCGCCACGGCCAACCCGCGCACGATCGTCGTGCTGAACACGGGGTCGGCGGTGACGATGCCGTGGCTGTCGAAGGCGGCGGCGGTCATCGAGGGCTGGTACCCGGGGCAGGAGAACGGCAACGCGATCGCGTCGCTGCTCTACGGCGACGTCAACCCGTCGGGCAAGCTGCCGGTCAGCTTCCCGAAGCAGATCGCCGACCTGCCGACGGCGAACGTCCAGCAGTTCCCGGGCGCGAACGACCGGATCGAGTACTCGGAGAGCCTGAACGTCGGGTACCGCTGGTACGACGCGCGGAACATCGAGCCGCTGTTCCCGTTCGGTTTCGGCCTGTCGTACACGACGTTCGGGTTCTCGAACCTGGTCGTCACCCCGCAGGGCACCAACGGCACGGCGACCGTGACGGCGACGGTCACCAACACCGGCACCCGCGCGGGTGCCGACGTCGTCCAGCTCTACGTCGGGCAGCCCGCCGCCAACGGCGAGCCGCCCAAGCAGCTGAAGGGGTTCAAGAAGGTGCAGCTCAACGCCGGCCAGAGCCAGCAGGTGTCGTTCCCGCTCACCCCGCGGGACCTCGCCCACTGGACGGGCTCCTGGACGACCAACGCGGGCCAGTACCGCGTGTCGGTCGGGGACTCGTCGCGCAACGTGCCGCTGTCCGGCGTGGTCAACGTGTCCTAA
- a CDS encoding discoidin domain-containing protein codes for MRSTTFSRGRRFLAVSTTLLTAFATATVLGSTPAQAAACGTTNLAQGRAATASSTENGGTPASNAVDGNTGTRWSSAFSDPQWLQVDLGSSQQLCDVVLTWEAAYAKAFTVQLSSNGTSWTDAYSTTTGTGGTQTVPVTGTARYLRVNGTQRATGYGYSLWEVAAHGTGGGTTIPPTDPRNPDLGPNVSVFDPSTPASTIQDRLTQIANQQHTNQFGDQRYAVLFKPGSYNADVNLGFYEQVAGLGLSPDDVNLNGHVRVEADWLQQGDNPANKGNATQNFWRSAENLSVTLPAGQVERWAVAQAAPYRRMHLKGSQIQLWNGGDGWASGGLIADSKIDGQAVSGSQQQFLTRNSELGSWAGGVWNMVFVGSTGTPAASFPNPPETVVNQTPVSREKPFLYVDGSGSYNVFVPALRQNSVGTSWGHGAPAGSSISLSEFYVAKPSDSAATINAALAAGKNLLVTPGVYHLDQALNVTRPDTVVLGLGLATLQPTNGTAAITVSDVDGVKIGGLLIDAGAVNSPVLMQIGQPGSAANHAADPTSLHDVFFRIGGAAVGRATQTLVINSNNVIGDHMWLWRGDHSNGVGWNVNTAANGLVVNGANVTMYGLFVEHYQQYEVLWNGNGGRTYFFQNEMPYDPPDQASWSSGGGRQGWAAYKVADSVTSHEAWGVGSYCFFQTNPSIVASHSFEVPNNAGVRFHNLVSVSLGGVGTIAHVINDTGAAANQANQVSPLNNYP; via the coding sequence ATGAGATCAACGACGTTCTCCCGGGGACGGCGGTTCCTCGCCGTCTCCACCACCCTCCTCACCGCGTTCGCCACGGCGACCGTCCTCGGTTCCACGCCGGCGCAGGCCGCCGCGTGCGGGACCACGAACCTCGCCCAGGGCCGCGCCGCGACCGCGTCGTCCACCGAAAACGGCGGCACCCCCGCGTCGAACGCGGTCGACGGGAACACGGGCACCCGCTGGTCCAGCGCGTTCAGCGACCCGCAGTGGCTCCAGGTCGACCTGGGCTCGTCGCAGCAGCTCTGTGACGTGGTGCTGACGTGGGAAGCCGCGTACGCCAAGGCGTTCACCGTCCAGCTCTCGAGCAACGGCACGAGCTGGACCGACGCCTACTCGACCACCACCGGCACCGGCGGCACGCAGACCGTGCCCGTCACCGGCACGGCCCGCTACCTGCGGGTCAACGGCACCCAGCGGGCCACCGGGTACGGGTATTCACTGTGGGAGGTCGCGGCCCACGGCACCGGCGGCGGCACCACGATCCCGCCGACCGACCCGCGCAACCCGGACCTCGGGCCGAACGTGTCGGTGTTCGACCCGTCGACCCCGGCGTCGACGATCCAGGACCGGCTGACGCAGATCGCGAACCAGCAGCACACCAACCAGTTCGGCGACCAGCGCTACGCCGTGCTGTTCAAGCCGGGCAGCTACAACGCCGACGTCAACCTCGGGTTCTACGAGCAGGTCGCCGGGCTCGGCCTCTCCCCCGACGACGTCAACCTCAACGGGCACGTCCGCGTCGAGGCGGACTGGCTGCAGCAGGGCGACAACCCGGCCAACAAGGGCAACGCGACGCAGAACTTCTGGCGCTCCGCGGAGAACCTGTCGGTGACGCTGCCGGCCGGGCAGGTCGAGCGGTGGGCGGTCGCGCAGGCCGCGCCGTACCGCCGGATGCACCTGAAGGGCAGCCAGATCCAGCTGTGGAACGGCGGTGACGGCTGGGCCAGTGGCGGCCTGATCGCCGACAGCAAGATCGACGGGCAGGCCGTCTCCGGGTCGCAGCAGCAGTTCCTGACCCGCAACAGCGAGCTCGGCAGCTGGGCGGGCGGCGTCTGGAACATGGTGTTCGTGGGCTCGACCGGCACGCCGGCGGCGTCGTTCCCGAACCCGCCGGAGACCGTCGTCAACCAGACGCCGGTCAGCCGCGAGAAGCCGTTCCTCTACGTCGACGGCTCGGGCAGCTACAACGTGTTCGTGCCCGCGCTGCGGCAGAACTCCGTCGGCACCAGCTGGGGCCACGGTGCTCCCGCCGGCTCGTCGATCTCGCTCAGCGAGTTCTACGTGGCCAAGCCGTCCGACTCGGCCGCGACGATCAACGCGGCGCTGGCGGCGGGCAAGAACCTGCTCGTCACCCCGGGCGTGTACCACCTCGACCAGGCGCTGAACGTCACGCGCCCGGACACCGTGGTGCTCGGCCTCGGCCTGGCGACCCTGCAGCCCACCAACGGCACCGCAGCCATCACGGTGTCCGATGTGGACGGTGTGAAGATCGGCGGCCTGCTGATCGACGCCGGCGCGGTCAACTCGCCGGTGCTCATGCAGATCGGGCAGCCGGGCTCGGCCGCGAACCACGCGGCCGACCCGACGTCGCTGCACGACGTGTTCTTCCGGATCGGCGGCGCCGCCGTCGGCCGGGCGACGCAGACGCTGGTGATCAACTCGAACAACGTCATCGGCGACCACATGTGGCTGTGGCGCGGTGATCACTCGAACGGCGTCGGCTGGAACGTCAACACCGCGGCGAACGGCCTGGTCGTCAACGGCGCGAACGTCACGATGTACGGCCTGTTCGTCGAGCACTACCAGCAGTACGAGGTGCTCTGGAACGGCAACGGCGGGCGCACGTACTTCTTCCAGAACGAGATGCCGTACGACCCGCCGGACCAGGCGTCCTGGTCCAGCGGTGGCGGCAGGCAGGGCTGGGCGGCGTACAAGGTGGCCGACTCGGTGACCAGCCACGAGGCCTGGGGGGTGGGCAGCTACTGCTTCTTCCAGACCAACCCGTCCATTGTGGCCAGTCATTCGTTCGAGGTGCCGAACAACGCCGGGGTCCGGTTCCACAACCTGGTCTCGGTCTCGCTCGGCGGCGTGGGCACGATCGCCCACGTCATCAACGACACGGGCGCGGCGGCGAACCAGGCCAACCAGGTGAGCCCGCTGAACAACTACCCGTGA
- a CDS encoding MBL fold metallo-hydrolase produces the protein MTKKAFASSADLAEKAQTLEVLADGVYALTAEGDPNIGAIEGEDFLVCFEALATPVAAREWLAKLREHTGKPVRYLVLSHYHAVRVLGASAFDAEVIVAHENTRALVAERGKEDWASEFGRMPRLAKNAESVPGLTWPTLTFSDRLTIDLGGDRGDLVLQYCGRGHTEGDLVAWLPRQKILYAGDLVEAEAALYTGDAFHRDWSSSTLDRVAEFGAETLIGGRGGVSRGADAVDAAIAQTRHFLTTMLREVGAVRDAGGTLKQAFERTHAALVDQYGHWPIFEHCLPFDVSRLWDELGGIERPVVWTAERDREVWDQLQD, from the coding sequence GTGACGAAGAAAGCCTTTGCCTCCTCGGCGGACCTGGCCGAGAAAGCGCAGACCCTGGAGGTCCTCGCGGACGGCGTCTACGCGCTGACCGCGGAGGGCGACCCGAACATCGGCGCGATCGAGGGCGAGGACTTCCTCGTCTGCTTCGAGGCGCTGGCGACGCCCGTCGCGGCACGCGAATGGCTCGCGAAACTGCGTGAGCACACCGGCAAACCCGTGCGGTACCTGGTGTTGAGCCACTACCACGCCGTCCGCGTGCTCGGCGCGTCCGCGTTCGACGCCGAGGTGATCGTCGCGCACGAGAACACCCGCGCCCTGGTCGCCGAGCGCGGCAAGGAGGACTGGGCGAGCGAGTTCGGCCGGATGCCGCGGCTGGCGAAGAACGCGGAATCGGTGCCCGGGCTGACCTGGCCGACCCTCACCTTCTCTGACCGCCTCACCATCGACCTCGGCGGCGATCGCGGCGACCTCGTGCTCCAGTACTGCGGCCGCGGCCACACCGAGGGCGACCTCGTGGCCTGGCTGCCGCGGCAGAAGATCCTCTACGCCGGCGACCTGGTCGAGGCCGAAGCCGCGCTGTACACCGGGGACGCGTTCCACCGCGACTGGTCGTCGTCCACTTTGGACCGCGTCGCCGAGTTCGGGGCCGAGACGCTGATCGGCGGCCGCGGCGGGGTGAGCCGCGGCGCGGACGCCGTCGACGCCGCGATCGCGCAGACCCGGCACTTCCTGACGACGATGCTGCGCGAGGTCGGCGCGGTCCGCGACGCCGGCGGCACGCTCAAGCAGGCCTTCGAGCGCACCCACGCGGCGCTCGTGGACCAGTACGGCCACTGGCCGATCTTCGAGCACTGCCTGCCCTTCGACGTCTCCCGCCTGTGGGACGAGCTGGGCGGGATCGAGCGGCCGGTGGTGTGGACCGCCGAACGCGACCGCGAAGTCTGGGACCAGCTGCAGGACTGA
- a CDS encoding MarR family winged helix-turn-helix transcriptional regulator: protein MTDQPADLDYLSFVDYAIGRTQAELPSTDPVAMRLGLTLHRLTGALVYDWESTVHRPRGFSWAGFRVLFVLWLAGPLESRHVARLAGMSRAAVSALVKTLERDGLVTRTQVPHDRRAVSVAITAKGHAAVTDAYQAHNEREQAWAASLTAEERTVLIGLLEKLTTGPAAANAPRLT, encoded by the coding sequence ATGACCGACCAGCCCGCCGACCTCGACTACCTCTCGTTCGTCGACTACGCGATCGGCAGGACGCAGGCCGAGCTGCCCTCGACGGACCCGGTCGCGATGCGCCTTGGCCTGACCCTGCACCGCCTGACGGGCGCGCTGGTCTACGACTGGGAGTCGACGGTCCACCGCCCCCGCGGCTTCAGCTGGGCGGGGTTCCGGGTGCTGTTCGTGCTCTGGCTGGCCGGCCCGCTGGAGTCACGCCACGTCGCCCGATTGGCCGGGATGAGCCGCGCGGCGGTGTCGGCGCTGGTCAAGACCCTGGAGCGGGACGGCCTGGTGACGCGCACCCAGGTCCCGCACGACCGCCGCGCGGTCAGCGTGGCGATCACGGCGAAGGGCCACGCGGCCGTCACCGACGCCTACCAGGCCCACAACGAACGCGAGCAGGCCTGGGCCGCCTCGCTGACGGCGGAGGAACGCACCGTCCTCATCGGACTCCTGGAGAAGCTCACCACCGGCCCCGCCGCGGCCAACGCCCCCCGCCTGACCTAG
- a CDS encoding FAD-dependent monooxygenase: MTVAVLGSGPVGQTAALLLARWGVPVVLLDEHPVRDPAGSKAICQQRDTLDVWASLGAGCLVEEGLTWTTARTFHRESELFALKLPDGGSALPPFVNLSQARVEEVLDGLIAEQPLIDVRRGHRVTGLTQGTGVEVRCETADGPRTIEADYAIACTGARGDAVRRALGQRLDGVSFRDLFLICDIRADLPGWAAERRFYFDPPWNPGRQVLIHPCPGSRFRIDWQVPADYDLATEETGGALDKRIRAILGDRPYEVVWRSVYRFHTRLVERMRVGRVLLAGDCAHLVAPFGARGLNSGVADAENAAWKLAWVLRGHAGEELLESYHTERHAAAVENAEVTTATMDFLVPQDEARREHRARVLAGGVHADVDSGRLAEPFWYPDSPLTTPDPRRPFAGRPPRGTLPPPGPGVLLPDIEVPAGRVRDLARQGFLLLTTPGVDPAGLRSVEIPVGGALGARPGEAWLVRPDAYVAAVLPDPTAPEVAIALRRGSGGTFT, from the coding sequence ATGACCGTCGCCGTCCTCGGCAGCGGCCCGGTCGGGCAGACGGCCGCGCTGCTGCTCGCGCGCTGGGGCGTGCCGGTCGTGCTCCTCGACGAGCACCCGGTGCGCGATCCCGCCGGGTCCAAGGCGATCTGCCAGCAACGGGACACCCTCGACGTCTGGGCGTCGCTCGGCGCCGGCTGTCTCGTCGAGGAAGGCCTGACCTGGACGACCGCGCGGACGTTCCACCGCGAGAGCGAACTGTTCGCGCTGAAGCTGCCGGACGGCGGGTCCGCGCTGCCGCCGTTCGTCAACCTCTCGCAGGCCCGCGTCGAGGAGGTCCTCGACGGGCTGATCGCCGAGCAGCCGCTGATCGACGTCCGCCGCGGCCACCGCGTCACCGGCCTGACCCAGGGGACCGGCGTGGAAGTCCGCTGCGAGACGGCCGACGGGCCACGCACGATCGAGGCCGACTACGCGATCGCGTGCACCGGCGCTCGTGGCGACGCGGTGCGGCGAGCCCTCGGGCAGCGCCTCGACGGCGTGTCCTTCCGGGACCTGTTCCTGATCTGCGACATCCGGGCCGACCTGCCCGGCTGGGCGGCGGAACGGCGGTTCTACTTCGACCCGCCGTGGAACCCGGGCCGCCAGGTGCTGATCCACCCGTGCCCCGGCTCGCGGTTCCGCATCGACTGGCAGGTCCCCGCCGACTACGACCTCGCCACTGAGGAAACCGGTGGCGCCCTGGACAAGCGGATCCGGGCGATCCTCGGCGACCGGCCGTACGAAGTGGTGTGGCGCTCGGTCTACCGGTTCCACACGCGGCTGGTCGAGCGGATGCGCGTCGGGCGCGTCCTGCTGGCGGGGGACTGCGCGCACCTGGTCGCGCCCTTCGGCGCCCGCGGGCTCAACTCGGGGGTCGCGGACGCGGAGAACGCCGCGTGGAAGCTGGCCTGGGTCCTGCGCGGGCACGCGGGGGAGGAGCTGCTGGAGAGCTACCACACCGAGCGGCACGCGGCCGCCGTGGAGAACGCCGAGGTGACGACGGCGACGATGGACTTCCTGGTGCCCCAGGACGAAGCCCGGCGCGAACACCGCGCCCGGGTCCTGGCCGGGGGTGTCCACGCCGACGTCGACTCGGGACGGCTCGCCGAACCGTTCTGGTACCCGGACTCGCCGTTGACGACGCCGGATCCGCGACGTCCGTTCGCCGGACGCCCGCCGCGCGGCACGCTGCCGCCACCCGGGCCCGGGGTGTTGCTGCCGGACATCGAGGTCCCCGCCGGCCGGGTCAGAGACCTGGCGCGGCAAGGGTTCCTGCTGCTGACAACACCGGGCGTCGACCCCGCGGGACTGCGGTCGGTGGAGATCCCCGTCGGCGGAGCGCTGGGTGCGCGCCCGGGCGAGGCCTGGCTGGTCCGCCCGGACGCCTACGTCGCCGCGGTGCTGCCCGACCCGACCGCGCCGGAGGTCGCCATTGCCCTCCGGCGCGGCTCAGGCGGCACTTTCACGTGA